Proteins encoded within one genomic window of Humulus lupulus chromosome 1, drHumLupu1.1, whole genome shotgun sequence:
- the LOC133780673 gene encoding transcription repressor OFP7, with amino-acid sequence MSKRFRLRISKIIFSINPCSSKDPSNPVPSIFRFSTVNPTVLLPEHRSHPATTTGDKPHRSFLKRHVSAAFMSVGCCRSRSKPTLSDHDDDNVGSTRSSRDETFFQWEKQDNWHVIAKVYDDEDVDVVVETPRRKIYTSSVSGRSETENDDVLPPPPPPPSSAESKKKKKRRPKKKTTSSAARSILLRISTSSAESGLFSNEEDEDEETETLVSSSRSLSTSDSSSEFNTQLETIREVALDHNNYPSNNNYKRSSRKKKKKKSSKRCVSKQGRKSSSSASSAAESAAETTPARLSMFQRMIPCTVDGKVRESFAVVKKSADPYEDFKRSMMEMILEKQMFEDKDLEQLLHCFLSLNSRDHHGIIVRAFSEIWEILFSSRRVSRAL; translated from the coding sequence atgtcgAAACGTTTCAGGCTTCGAATTTCCAAAATCATATTTTCGATCAATCCTTGTAGTTCCAAAGACCCCTCCAATCCAGTCCCATCTATCTTCCGATTCTCTACGGTCAACCCCACAGTACTACTTCCAGAACACCGCTCACACCCCGCCACCACTACCGGTGATAAGCCCCACCGTTCTTTCCTGAAGCGCCACGTGTCTGCCGCGTTCATGTCTGTGGGATGCTGTCGTAGCCGATCAAAACCCACCCTCTCCGACCACGACGACGACAATGTTGGTAGTACTAGATCATCACGTGACGAAACCTTCTTCCAGTGGGAGAAACAGGACAACTGGCACGTGATCGCCAAGGTCTACGACGACGAAGACGTCGACGTCGTCGTTGAAACCCCTCGCCGAAAAATCTACACTTCGTCAGTCTCGGGGCGTTCAGAAACTGAAAACGACGACGTTTTGCCTCCTCCTCCGCCGCCTCCTTCGTCCGCTGAaagtaaaaagaagaagaaacgaCGGCCCAAGAAGAAAACGACATCATCAGCAGCTCGGTCTATACTACTCAGAATCAGCACCTCTTCAGCCGAGAGCGGACTTTTCAGCAACGAAGAAGACGAAGACGAAGAAACTGAGACGTTGGTTTCATCTTCTAGAAGCTTATCGACTTCAGACTCGTCGTCCGAGTTCAACACCCAGCTGGAAACCATACGCGAGGTCGCACTGGACCATAATAATTATCCAAGTAACAATAACTACAAGAGATCTTcgaggaagaaaaagaagaagaaatcgtCAAAACGGTGCGTTTCGAAACAGGGAAGGAAGTCGTCATCGTCAGCGTCTTCGGCGGCGGAGAGCGCCGCCGAGACCACTCCTGCGAGGCTTTCGATGTTTCAGAGGATGATTCCTTGTACTGTAGATGGGAAAGTGAGGGAGAGTTTTGCGGTGGTGAAGAAGTCGGCTGATCCGTACGAAGATTTTAAGAGGTCGATGATGGAGATGATTTTGGAGAAGCAAATGTTTGAGGATAAGGATTTGGAACAGCTCTTACATTGTTTCTTGTCTCTCAATTCGAGAGACCACCATGGGATCATCGTCCGAGCTTTCTCGGAGATTTGGGAAATTTTGTTCTCTAGTCGAAGAGTTTCTAGAGCTCTTTGA
- the LOC133812603 gene encoding probable polyol transporter 6 — translation MEEGFGETKEKFNKYACACAIVASMISIIFGYDTGVMSGAMIFIKEDLKISEVEVEVLAGILNICALVGSLAAGRTSDYIGRRYTIVLASIIFLTGAVLMGYGPNYPILLTGRCIAGIGVGFALMIAPVYSAEISSPASRGFLTSLPELCISLGILTGYVSNYLFGKLTLKLGWRMMLGVAAIPSIALAFGILKMPESPRWLVMQGRLGEARDILSHVCNSKQEADARFRDIKLAAGIDPDCNDVVLAKVPNNSRGQGVWRELILRPTPAVRWILIAAVGIHFFEHATGIEAVVLYSPRIFKKAGVTNKDKLLLATVGVGLTKTLFILTATFLLDKVGRRRLLLTSVGGMIVALSGLGVCLTVVEHSTEKLLWALALSITSVYVFVAFFSIGLGPITWVYSSEIFPLRLRAQGMSIGVAVNRIMNATISMTFISIYEAITIGGAFFMFSGIAVLAWLFFYFFLPETKGRTLEEMEMVFSRNRKPENNQGLEIQRKSDGVQ, via the exons ATGGAGGAGGGATTTGGAGAAACCAAAGAAAAGTTCAACAAGTATGCATGTGCATGCGCCATTGTTGCCTCAATGATATCAATTATATTTGGCTATG ATACTGGTGTTATGAGTGGAGCCATGATATTCATAAAAGAAGATCTCAAAATAAGCGAAGTGGAAGTAGAAGTCCTGGCCGGAATACTCAACATCTGTGCGCTCGTCGGCTCACTCGCCGCCGGTAGAACTTCCGACTACATCGGACGACGTTACACGATAGTTCTAGCCTCTATAATCTTCCTCACAGGAGCGGTTCTAATGGGGTACGGACCCAACTACCCCATACTCCTCACCGGAAGATGCATAGCCGGAATAGGAGTCGGTTTCGCCTTAATGATCGCTCCAGTCTACTCCGCAGAGATTTCATCTCCGGCATCACGAGGGTTTCTGACGTCACTACCGGAACTGTGCATCAGCCTCGGTATCCTAACCGGTTACGTCTCCAACTATCTCTTCGGCAAGCTAACTTTGAAGCTCGGCTGGAGAATGATGCTGGGAGTGGCGGCGATTCCTTCGATCGCCTTGGCATTTGGGATTCTGAAAATGCCGGAATCTCCACGGTGGTTGGTCATGCAAGGTCGGTTGGGTGAAGCCAGGGATATTTTATCACACGTGTGTAATTCCAAGCAAGAAGCCGACGCTCGGTTCCGTGATATCAAACTCGCAGCCGGTATCGACCCGGACTGCAACGACGTCGTTTTGGCTAAAGTCCCGAACAACAGCCGCGGCCAAGGGGTTTGGAGAGAGTTAATCCTTCGGCCAACCCCAGCCGTCCGATGGATTCTGATCGCAGCCGTCGGTATCCACTTCTTCGAACATGCGACGGGGATTGAGGCTGTCGTTTTGTACAGCCCCAGAATCTTCAAGAAAGCTGGGGTCACTAACAAAGACAAGCTTTTACTCGCCACCGTTGGGGTTGGGCTGACCAAAACGTTGTTCATCTTAACGGCGACGTTTTTGCTCGACAAAGTGGGAAGAAGGCGTCTTTTGCTGACCAGCGTGGGTGGTATGATAGTGGCTTTATCTGGGCTTGGGGTTTGCTTGACTGTAGTGGAGCATTCGACCGAGAAGTTGTTATGGGCCTTGGCCCTAAGTATCACATCGGTTTATGTTTTCGTGGCCTTTTTCTCTATTGGGCTTGGGCCCATTACTTGGGTTTATAGTTCGGAGATCTTTCCATTGAGGTTGAGGGCCCAGGGAATGAGTATTGGTGTAGCAGTGAATAGGATTATGAATGCTACAATCTCCATGACTTTTATTTCGATCTATGAGGCTATTACAATTGGAGGAGCTTTCTTTATGTTTTCGGGCATAGCAGTTTTGGCTTGGTtgttcttctacttcttcttgcCTGAGACTAAGGGAAGAACATTGGAAGAGATGGAGATGGTCTTTAGCAGAAATCGTAAGCCTGAAAATAATCAAGGCTTGGAAATTCAACGAAAGAGTGATGGTGTACAATGA